The Triticum dicoccoides isolate Atlit2015 ecotype Zavitan chromosome 6A, WEW_v2.0, whole genome shotgun sequence genome has a window encoding:
- the LOC119316623 gene encoding DEAD-box ATP-dependent RNA helicase 41 codes for MGQGEKDSADNLVSPSDDRNELQVEDLRVKERCFEQREALPGEPRCVICGRYGEYICDQTDDDICSVECKTALLARIAAETKIPVKAPARIKVPFGDESFCVRDNNFPDIPSLHASQIVSLRNKLDICVKGEAIPDPIMCFSSCGLPEKLVHNLDAAGYTMPTPVQMQVIPASISNRSLLVSADTGSGKTASFLVPIIAHCSRRELQQCESKRGPLAIVLAPTRELCLQVEDQAKVLGKGLPFKTALVVGGDPLAQQIYRIENGVELIVGTPGRLIDLLMKHNVDLTDVSVFVLDEVDCLLERGFRDQAMQIFRALSCPQVMMFSATIHSEIEKLSNSLSNNMIHISCGNPGKPNKSVRQVVIWVESKQKKQKIFEIIKSKQHFKPPAVVFVSSRVGADLLSEAITAATGLEVISIHGEKTMEERRERLRRFLTGEVSVVVCTGVLGRGMDLLKVHQVILFDMPNSIDEYIHQVGRASRMGKEGVAIVFVNEEDRKLFGELAQVLKTAGAPIPRELSNSKFTSSISLGTDRKRKLSSRAHS; via the exons ATGGGACAAGGGGAGAAAGATTCAGCTGATAATTTGGTCTCTCCATCTGATGATAGGAACGAGCTGCAAGTGGAAG ATCTACGTGTGAAGGAAAGATGCTTTGAGCAGAGAGAAGCTCTTCCTGGGGAGCCTCGCTGTGTTATATGTGGTCGATACGGggaatatatatgtgatcagactgATGATGATATCTGTAGTGTGGAATGCAAGACTGCTCTTCTTGCTAGAATTGCCGCTGAAACAAAGATACCAGTAAAAGCACCAGCACGCATAAAAGTTCCGTTTGGTGATGAGAGCTTCTGTGTCCGAGACAATAATTTTCCCGATATACCGAGTTTGCATGCCAGCCAGATCGTTTCACTGAGAAATAAACTTGACATTTGTGTCAAGGGTGAGGCAATTCCTGATCCAATCATGTGTTTCTCTTCCTGTGGTCTTCCTGAGAAGCTTGTGCACAATCTTGATGCTGCAGGGTATACCATGCCTACTCCGGTGCAGATGCAAGTCATCCCTGCATCAATAAGTAATAGAAGCCTACTTGTCTCTGCAGATACTGGTTCAGGGAAAACAGCTTCTTTTCTAGTTCCTATAATTGCACATTGTTCACGGAGAGAGCTGCAGCAATGTGAAAGCAAGCGTGGGCCCTTGGCTATAGTCCTTGCTCCAACTAGGGAGCTATGCCTACAGGTGGAGGATCAAGCAAAAGTTCTTGGAAAGGGTTTACCATTTAAAACTGCTCTAGTTGTTGGTGGAGATCCCCTGGCTCAGCAAATATATAGAATTGAAAATGGTGTCGAGTTAATTGTGGGCACCCCAGGAAGACTAATTGATCTTCTGATGAAACACAATGTTGACCTTACAGATGTTTCTGTGTTTGTTCTGGATGAAGTGGACTGCTTGCTAGAGAGAGGATTCAGAGATCAGGCCATGCAGATCTTTCGTGCACTCTCATGTCCACAGGTTATGATGTTTTCAGCAACAATACATTCAGAAATTGAGAAATTGTCAAACTCACTGTCGAACAACATGATACATATTTCTTGTGGGAACCCAGGTAAACCAAATAAATCAGTTAGACAAGTGGTAATTTGGGTGGAGTCTAAGCAGAAGAAGCAGAAGATTTTTGAGATAATAAAAAGTAAGCAGCACTTTAAACCTCCTGCTGTTGTATTTGTGAGTTCCAGAGTTGGTGCCGATCTCTTGTCTGAAGCCATTACTGCTGCTACTGGGTTGGAGGTTATTTCTATTCATGGTGAGAAAACAAtggaagagagaagagaaagatTGAGACGGTTTCTCACAGGAGAAGTATCTGTTGTTGTTTGTACCGGGGTCTTGGGACGTGGAATGGATCTTCTGAAAGTACATCAAGTGATTTTGTTTGACATGCCAAATTCCATTGATGAATATATTCACCAAGTTGGAAGAGCGTCTCGGATGGGTAAGGAGGGCGTGGCTATTGTCTTTGTGAATGAGGAAGATAGGAAACTTTTTGGAGAGCTTGCTCAGGTTCTGAAGACTGCAGGAGCTCCAATTCCTCGGGAACTCTCTAATTCAAAATTCACCAGCAGTATTTCTCTTGGCACTGACAGGAAGAGAAAACTGAGTTCTCGGGCACATTCTTGA
- the LOC119319019 gene encoding ethylene-responsive transcription factor WIN1-like yields the protein MVQPKKKFRGVRQRHWGSWVSEIRHPLLKRRVWLGTFETAEEAARAYDEAAVLMSGRNAKTNFPVQRSSTGDPAPAATRDVRGGSSSSSTSNLSQVLSAKLRKCCKAPSPSLTCLRLDTEKSHIGVWQKRAGARADSNWVMTVELNKGAGPSGDAVAAQSTVSATTASSPASTMDDEERLTLQMIEELLSSSGPASPSHGEEGSFVV from the exons ATGGTGCAACCCAAGAAGAAGTTTCGTGGAGTCAGGCAGCGCCACTGGGGCTCCTGGGTCTCTGAGATCAGACACCCCCTCCT TAAAAGAAGGGTGTGGCTTGGTACCTTCGAAACCGCTGAAGAGGCTGCACGGGCCTACGACGAGGCCGCCGTTCTGATGAGCGGCCGCAATGCCAAGACCAACTTCCCCGTGCAGAGGAGCAGCACCGGCGATCCTGCCCCAGCTGCAACCCGGGACGTTCGTGGCGGCAGCTCCTCCTCCTCTACGAGCAACCTGTCCCAGGTTCTCAGTGCCAAGCTTCGCAAGTGCTGCAAGGCGCCGTCTCCGTCCCTCACCTGCCTTCGCCTTGACACCGAGAAGTCCCACATTGGCGTCTGGCAGAAGCGTGCAGGGGCCCGCGCCGACTCCAACTGGGTCATGACCGTGGAGCTCAACAAAGGGGCCGGGCCATCCGGCGATGCGGTGGCAGCGCAGTCCACAGTGTCAGCAACCACGGCTTCTTCACCGGCGAGTACAATGGATGACGAGGAGAGGCTCACGCTGCAGATGATCGAGGAGCTGCTGAGCAGTAGCGGTCCAGCTTCGCCATCGCATGGAGAAGAAGGTAGCTTCGTCGTCTGA